From Rhinatrema bivittatum chromosome 5, aRhiBiv1.1, whole genome shotgun sequence, the proteins below share one genomic window:
- the LOC115092107 gene encoding mesenteric estrogen-dependent adipogenesis protein-like codes for MKTSVSRPNFMLGLIATEDFLKDPPFGFTVEKGRAGHSLVMYEPDSCCVFINDFVTAGGSRVVFHNSSGNTALVENLGDYTKLRNKMTSKLILLMVSACERKPREKAEKATTVIKQFFLIINGRSPWMRRQLEGKLNQAISSVAGESYTVKLDLKECLQTWTYQTNFVLPHESRFITPDWQNTSFTLKYNSDALFDFPYWFGFSKRNYTIQGKITYLKTDEKKYKFALEKVYNAHR; via the exons ATGAAGACCTCAGTCTCCAGGCCTAACTTTATGTTGGGGTTGATAGCAACAGAGGACTTTCTGAAGGATCCTCCATTTGGCTTCACGGTGGAGAAGGGAAGAGCTGGGCATAGTCTGGTGATGTACGAGCCTGACAGCTGCTGTGTGTTTATCAATGACTTTGTGACTGCTGGAGGGAGCAGAGTCGTTTTTCATAATTCATCTGGCAA TACTGCTCTGGTAGAAAATTTAGGTGACTACACCAAGCTAAGAAACAAAATGACTTCCAAACTTATTCTCCTGATGGTGTCTGCATGTGAGAGGAAACCAAGGGAAAAGGCAGAGAAAGCAACTACAG TGATAAAGCAATTCTTTCTGATCATAAATGGAAGGAGCCCATGGATGCGAAGACAATTGGAGGGGAAGTTAAATCAAGCTATTTCATCTGTGGCTGGAGAAAGCTACACAGTAAAG CTGGATCTGAAGGAATGTCTGCAGACGTGGACATATCAGACAAATTTTGTTCTCCCTCATGAGTCGCGTTTTATCACTCCTGATTGGCAAAATACTTCATTTACCCTAAAGTACAACAGCGATGCACTCTTTGACTTCCCATACTGGTTTGGATTCAGCAAAAGGAATTATACAATCCAGGGGAAG ataacTTATCTTAAAACTGATGAAAAGAAATACAAGtttgcactggaaaaagtttaCAATGCACATCGATAG